In one window of Janthinobacterium sp. 1_2014MBL_MicDiv DNA:
- a CDS encoding cytochrome C assembly family protein, with product MQTYFFLIAALGYVVCAVLPSSRARLIAGLTGVAWLAHGATLWFDLMAPGTLRFGFSAMLSAALWVSVGAYWIENRNFSLDGLRRMVMPSAVIAIGLAWAFPGSQVSMEGKSAVFGWHIAVAVLAYSTLTIAAFHAVLMALQESRLHTRSESRGFIGSALDQLPALLTMEKLLFRMIGLGFILLSLTVLSGIVFSEQLFGKALNWDHKSVFTMLSWLLFAALLAGRRFRGWRGKTALSFTLAGFATLLLAYVGSRFVLEVVLHRGFA from the coding sequence ATGCAGACTTATTTCTTTCTCATCGCCGCCCTGGGGTATGTGGTGTGCGCGGTGCTTCCCTCGTCCCGGGCCCGGCTGATTGCCGGCCTGACGGGCGTGGCCTGGCTGGCGCACGGCGCCACCCTGTGGTTCGACCTGATGGCGCCAGGCACCTTGCGCTTCGGTTTTTCCGCCATGCTGTCGGCCGCGCTGTGGGTATCGGTGGGCGCCTACTGGATAGAAAACCGCAATTTCAGCCTCGATGGGCTGCGCCGGATGGTCATGCCCAGCGCCGTCATCGCCATCGGCCTGGCATGGGCCTTTCCCGGCAGCCAGGTCAGCATGGAAGGCAAGTCGGCCGTCTTCGGCTGGCATATCGCCGTGGCCGTGCTTGCCTACAGCACCCTGACGATCGCCGCCTTCCACGCCGTGTTGATGGCGTTGCAGGAATCGCGCCTGCATACGCGCAGCGAAAGCCGCGGTTTCATCGGCAGCGCGCTGGACCAGCTGCCGGCCCTGCTGACGATGGAAAAGTTGCTGTTTCGCATGATCGGCCTGGGCTTCATCCTGCTCAGTCTGACCGTCCTGTCGGGCATTGTGTTTTCCGAACAATTGTTTGGCAAGGCATTGAACTGGGATCACAAGTCAGTGTTTACCATGCTGTCGTGGCTGTTATTCGCCGCCTTGCTGGCCGGTCGCCGCTTCCGCGGCTGGCGCGGCAAGACGGCCTTGAGCTTTACACTGGCCGGTTTCGCTACCTTGCTACTGGCCTATGTCGGCAGCCGTTTTGTACTTGAAGTGGTTTTACACCGAGGATTCGCATGA
- the ampD gene encoding 1,6-anhydro-N-acetylmuramyl-L-alanine amidase AmpD — MTAWKIDEDGWCDGAVRYESPYWDARPDGAQIDLLVIHNISLPGGHFGGPHVSDLFTGRVDYNADPSFADLRGLQVSAHFFVRRDGALLQYVSADQRAWHAGTSSFEGRPQCNGYSIGIEMEGSDCVPFQPRQYHVLAALTAALVARYGLSQVRGHEHIAPGRKTDPGPFFDWHFYQVCWLETLARQAALALTSRALGFPPLP, encoded by the coding sequence ATGACGGCATGGAAGATAGATGAAGACGGCTGGTGCGATGGCGCCGTGCGCTACGAATCGCCGTACTGGGATGCGCGGCCCGATGGCGCGCAAATCGACTTGCTGGTGATCCATAACATCAGTTTGCCGGGTGGCCACTTTGGCGGGCCGCATGTGTCGGACTTGTTTACCGGCCGGGTAGATTATAATGCCGATCCTTCTTTCGCCGACCTGCGTGGCTTGCAGGTGTCGGCGCACTTTTTTGTGCGGCGCGATGGTGCGTTGTTGCAATATGTTTCGGCTGACCAGCGCGCCTGGCATGCCGGCACGTCCTCGTTCGAGGGACGCCCGCAGTGCAATGGATATTCGATCGGTATCGAAATGGAAGGCTCGGACTGCGTGCCCTTCCAGCCGCGGCAATACCATGTCCTGGCGGCATTGACGGCGGCGCTGGTGGCGCGCTACGGGCTGAGCCAGGTGCGTGGACATGAACATATTGCGCCGGGCAGGAAGACGGATCCGGGGCCATTTTTCGACTGGCATTTTTATCAAGTATGCTGGCTGGAAACCCTGGCGCGGCAAGCTGCGTTAGCGCTTACTTCGCGGGCATTGGGCTTCCCGCCGCTGCCCTGA
- a CDS encoding MacB family efflux pump subunit → MSEAASLGQPGQPAPSAPLIELQGIRKRYGGHDGAPAVEVLRGVTLSIGAGEFVAIVGASGSGKSTLMHLLGCLDRPSDGSYRFAGQDVASLNPDELAWLRREAFGFVFQGYHLIATESARENVEVPALYAGMPAAARHARSEALLKRLGLGERLDHRPNQLSGGQQQRVSIARALMNGGRIILADEPTGALDSTSGAEVMALLGELADAGHTIILITHDRKVAAQARRVIEISDGEIVEDSGAIAIPATATALPPLDMSRAAHDTGASLGTELLDAARAAWRVMWINRFRTGLTLLGIIIGVASVIVMLAIGLGTRQQVMAQLGAFGSNLLYMSSIGESSRIPGRSITLADLEALEEVPGISHVLPNVTGNKVIRHGNLDVQTYVRGTGAALPQIQTWPLAYGGFFTQQDEREMATVAVLGWRLAHKLMPDIANPVGQNILIGNVPFQVIGVMSEKGALTGDKDEDDVLLLPFSTAGIRVFGQREPTYIVLAADDVKRIAETEKAVDAVMFERHRIRDYGISNAAASIAAEARTQDNMTMMLSLIAAVSLVVGGIGVMNVMLMTVRERTREIGIRMATGARRRDILRQFLTEAVLVSVVGGVAGIVVGVSFAAVLLVWEVPVIFSLSAIGGAFACAVVTGLVFGFMPARKASGLDPVVALAGQ, encoded by the coding sequence ATGAGCGAGGCCGCGTCGCTGGGGCAACCGGGACAGCCGGCGCCGTCGGCGCCGTTGATTGAACTGCAAGGCATCCGCAAGCGCTATGGCGGACATGACGGCGCGCCGGCCGTGGAAGTGCTGCGCGGCGTCACGCTGTCGATCGGCGCCGGCGAATTCGTCGCCATCGTCGGGGCGTCCGGTTCCGGCAAGTCGACCCTGATGCACCTGCTGGGCTGTCTCGACCGGCCCAGCGACGGCAGCTACCGCTTTGCCGGCCAGGACGTGGCCAGCCTGAATCCCGATGAACTGGCGTGGCTGCGGCGCGAAGCGTTCGGCTTCGTCTTCCAGGGCTACCATTTGATCGCCACCGAATCGGCGCGCGAGAACGTGGAGGTGCCGGCCCTGTACGCGGGCATGCCGGCGGCCGCCCGCCATGCCCGCTCCGAGGCGCTGCTCAAGCGCCTGGGGCTGGGCGAGCGGCTCGACCACCGGCCGAACCAGTTGTCGGGCGGGCAGCAGCAGCGCGTGTCGATCGCGCGCGCGCTGATGAATGGCGGGCGCATCATCCTCGCCGATGAGCCGACGGGGGCGCTGGACAGCACCAGCGGCGCCGAAGTCATGGCCCTGCTGGGCGAACTGGCCGACGCCGGCCACACCATCATCCTGATCACGCATGACCGCAAGGTGGCGGCCCAGGCGCGCCGCGTGATCGAGATCAGCGACGGCGAGATCGTCGAAGACTCGGGCGCCATCGCCATTCCCGCCACGGCGACGGCCCTGCCGCCGCTGGACATGTCGCGCGCCGCGCACGATACGGGCGCCTCGCTGGGCACGGAACTGCTCGACGCGGCGCGCGCCGCCTGGCGCGTGATGTGGATCAACCGCTTCCGCACGGGCCTGACCTTGCTCGGCATCATCATCGGCGTCGCTTCCGTGATCGTCATGCTGGCCATCGGCCTGGGCACGCGCCAGCAAGTGATGGCGCAGCTGGGCGCCTTCGGCTCGAACCTCTTATATATGTCGTCGATCGGCGAAAGCTCGCGCATCCCCGGGCGCAGCATCACGCTGGCCGACCTCGAGGCGCTCGAGGAAGTGCCCGGCATTTCCCACGTGCTGCCGAATGTCACCGGCAACAAGGTGATTCGCCATGGCAACCTCGACGTGCAGACGTATGTGCGCGGCACGGGCGCGGCGCTGCCGCAGATCCAGACCTGGCCGCTGGCCTATGGCGGCTTCTTCACGCAGCAGGATGAGCGCGAGATGGCCACCGTCGCCGTGCTGGGCTGGCGCCTGGCGCACAAGCTGATGCCCGACATCGCCAATCCCGTCGGACAGAATATCCTGATCGGCAACGTGCCGTTCCAGGTGATCGGCGTGATGAGCGAGAAGGGCGCGCTGACGGGCGACAAGGACGAGGACGACGTGCTGCTGCTGCCGTTTTCCACGGCCGGCATCCGCGTCTTCGGCCAGCGCGAGCCCACGTATATCGTGCTGGCGGCCGACGACGTGAAACGCATCGCCGAGACGGAAAAAGCCGTCGACGCCGTCATGTTCGAGCGCCACCGCATCCGCGACTACGGCATCAGCAACGCGGCCGCCTCGATCGCCGCCGAGGCGCGCACGCAGGACAACATGACCATGATGCTCAGCCTGATCGCCGCCGTCTCGCTGGTGGTGGGCGGCATCGGCGTCATGAACGTGATGCTGATGACGGTGCGCGAACGCACGCGCGAGATCGGCATCCGCATGGCGACGGGCGCGCGCCGGCGCGACATTCTGCGCCAGTTCCTCACGGAAGCCGTGCTGGTGTCGGTGGTGGGCGGCGTGGCCGGCATCGTCGTCGGCGTGAGCTTTGCCGCCGTGCTGCTGGTGTGGGAAGTGCCGGTGATCTTTTCGCTGAGCGCCATCGGCGGCGCCTTTGCCTGCGCCGTGGTGACGGGGCTGGTATTTGGCTTCATGCCGGCGCGCAAGGCGTCCGGGCTCGATCCTGTCGTGGCGCTGGCCGGACAGTAG
- a CDS encoding PP0621 family protein — protein MTRVLFWLALVFLVLFAIRSKIRGMQQRARAQQQQPPHPFAPPGRPQELPDAELMLCCAHCGVYYPASENVQAKGHDYCSHAHATL, from the coding sequence ATGACACGTGTTTTATTCTGGCTGGCGCTGGTGTTCCTGGTGCTGTTCGCTATCCGCAGCAAGATCCGCGGCATGCAGCAGCGCGCCCGCGCGCAGCAGCAACAGCCGCCGCATCCGTTTGCACCGCCCGGCCGGCCGCAGGAATTGCCCGATGCCGAGCTGATGCTGTGCTGCGCCCATTGCGGCGTGTACTACCCGGCTTCCGAAAACGTGCAGGCCAAGGGCCACGATTACTGCAGTCACGCGCACGCCACCCTGTAG
- a CDS encoding sigma 54-interacting transcriptional regulator, which yields MSRLSPRTVAAIGMPPAPQLSGNSAAMQALRAQIGRIACCGAPVAIRGESGSGKELAARAIHAQGARAPFPFIAVNCGAIPEALMEAEFFGCRQGAYTGALHERQGLFQAAHGGSLLLDEVDDLPLAMQVKLLRALQERRVRKLGGSTDEAVDVRILCASQHGLARGVAAGTFRRDLYYRLNVIELAVPPLRERLGDLQVLCEAILARLAPRQTVRLAPPVLAALGNYAFPGNVRELENLLERALAFADGGVIALDGLGLPPAVPVPAAVPMRAAAGAVPLEAAVPGLERQLSLPGMAARGEVAVLPLAAYLCRAERDMIVLALERERYHRGRAARQLGLSVRQLRYRMQKLTI from the coding sequence ATGTCCCGCCTCAGCCCGCGTACCGTGGCCGCCATCGGCATGCCGCCGGCACCGCAATTGAGTGGCAACTCGGCCGCCATGCAGGCGCTGCGCGCGCAGATCGGCCGCATCGCCTGCTGCGGCGCGCCGGTGGCCATCCGCGGCGAGTCGGGCAGCGGCAAGGAGTTGGCGGCGCGCGCCATCCATGCGCAGGGCGCGCGCGCCCCTTTTCCGTTTATCGCCGTCAATTGCGGGGCGATACCCGAAGCGCTGATGGAGGCGGAATTCTTTGGCTGCCGCCAGGGCGCCTATACGGGCGCGCTGCATGAACGGCAGGGCCTGTTCCAGGCCGCGCACGGCGGCAGCCTGCTGCTCGATGAAGTCGACGACCTGCCGCTGGCCATGCAGGTAAAGCTGTTGCGCGCCCTGCAGGAGCGCCGCGTGCGCAAGCTGGGCGGCAGCACCGACGAAGCCGTCGATGTGCGCATCCTGTGCGCCAGCCAGCATGGCCTGGCGCGCGGCGTGGCGGCCGGCACCTTTCGCCGCGATCTGTATTACCGGCTCAATGTGATCGAGCTGGCCGTGCCGCCGTTGCGGGAACGGCTCGGCGATCTGCAGGTATTATGTGAGGCGATACTGGCGCGCCTGGCGCCAAGGCAGACCGTGCGGCTGGCGCCGCCGGTGCTGGCGGCACTGGGCAATTATGCGTTTCCAGGCAATGTGCGCGAGCTGGAAAACCTGCTGGAACGGGCGCTGGCTTTTGCCGACGGCGGCGTGATCGCGCTCGACGGCCTGGGCTTGCCGCCAGCCGTTCCGGTCCCGGCTGCGGTCCCGATGCGCGCTGCAGCTGGCGCCGTGCCCTTGGAAGCGGCGGTGCCCGGACTGGAGCGGCAACTGTCGCTGCCCGGCATGGCGGCGCGCGGCGAGGTGGCCGTCCTGCCATTGGCGGCGTATCTGTGCCGGGCCGAGCGCGACATGATCGTGCTGGCGCTGGAGCGGGAACGCTATCACCGCGGGCGGGCGGCGCGGCAACTGGGGCTCAGCGTGCGCCAGTTGCGTTACAGAATGCAAAAATTGACGATATAG
- a CDS encoding ABC transporter substrate-binding protein — protein MRKKLTLKAGITAALMLAFSVGAVQAQAQEVVRLGNLKFAHYGAVSYIKEIAPKCGIKVEEHIFAKGLDVMQAIIAGELDVGATASEAAISGRAGGAPIYVVAGFAKGGARLVGGAGQKIASVKELKGKRVGVTRGGIQEVLLLAELAQAGLTYSETKGKDVQLVFLAYADLNQALMGKNIDAMMQSEPQSSQAINKGFGTEILKPYDTPIGEPVRTMVMTEKFYKERRPVAEKFMRCFVEATKTFIDNKATAEKYVREVVFRGQITKDDFDDAISNSPYSYDITPEHIQVTTDVMVKTGVGRMAKPPVAKDWVKTDLLEQAKKSLNVK, from the coding sequence ATGCGTAAGAAATTAACCTTGAAGGCCGGTATCACCGCCGCCCTCATGCTGGCTTTCAGCGTGGGCGCGGTCCAGGCCCAGGCGCAGGAAGTCGTGCGTCTTGGTAACTTGAAATTTGCCCATTACGGCGCCGTGTCGTACATCAAGGAAATCGCGCCCAAGTGCGGCATCAAGGTGGAAGAGCATATCTTCGCCAAGGGCCTCGACGTGATGCAGGCCATCATCGCGGGCGAGCTGGACGTGGGAGCGACGGCCTCCGAAGCCGCCATTTCCGGCCGCGCGGGCGGCGCGCCCATCTATGTGGTGGCCGGCTTTGCCAAGGGCGGCGCGCGCCTGGTGGGCGGAGCGGGGCAAAAGATCGCCAGCGTCAAGGAATTGAAGGGCAAGCGCGTGGGCGTGACGCGCGGCGGCATCCAGGAAGTGCTGCTGCTGGCCGAACTGGCGCAAGCGGGCCTGACGTATTCCGAAACCAAGGGCAAGGACGTGCAGCTGGTGTTCCTTGCCTACGCGGACTTGAACCAGGCGCTGATGGGCAAGAATATCGATGCCATGATGCAATCGGAACCGCAATCGTCGCAGGCGATCAACAAAGGTTTCGGCACGGAAATCCTGAAACCGTACGACACGCCGATCGGCGAGCCCGTGCGCACCATGGTGATGACGGAAAAGTTTTACAAGGAACGCCGTCCCGTGGCGGAAAAGTTCATGCGCTGCTTCGTCGAAGCGACGAAGACCTTTATCGACAACAAGGCGACGGCGGAAAAATACGTGCGCGAAGTGGTGTTCCGTGGCCAGATCACGAAGGATGACTTCGACGATGCGATCAGCAATTCGCCGTATTCCTACGACATCACGCCCGAGCATATCCAGGTGACCACCGATGTGATGGTGAAGACGGGCGTGGGACGCATGGCGAAGCCGCCCGTGGCCAAGGACTGGGTCAAGACGGATTTGCTGGAACAGGCGAAGAAGAGCCTGAACGTCAAGTAA
- a CDS encoding ribonucleoside-diphosphate reductase subunit alpha: MQSPQDISINPTPASPAPSAAHSVASTGAALGDYRIIRRNGAVVAFEPSKIAIAMTKAFLAVNGGQGAASARIRELVEQLTDGVVAALVRRHPGGGTFHIEDVQDQVELSLMRSGEHDVARAYVLYRAKHMEERRLQKEAQGASAQVTAPQLNVTDNGVRRLLDMQEVRDLINAACAGLEKHVDADAILAETVKNLYDGVPVEELHKSAILAARALMEKDPAYSQVTARILLHTVRKEVFGKEVPQAAAAAEYLTYFPAYIAKGIANDLLNPVLASFDLERLAKAIVADRDLQFGYIGLQTLYDRYFLHIHDVRIEMPQAFYMRVAMGLSLNEADREARAIEFYKLLSSFDFMSSTPTLFNSGTLRSQLSSCYLSTVSDDLEGIYDAIKDNALLAKYAGGLGNDWTPVRALGAHIKGTNGKSQGVVPFLKVVNDTAVAVNQGGKRKGAVCAYLETWHMDIEEFLDLRKNTGDDRRRTHDMNTANWIPDMFMKRVMEKGEWTLFSPSETPDLHDLVGKAFEKAYLGYEAKAAAGEMRSFKKIAALDLWRKMLSMLFETGHPWITFKDPCNIRSPQSHVGVVHSSNLCTEITLNTGPDEIAVCNLGSVNMPAHMKEGKLDHVKLAKTIRTAMRMLDNVIDINYYAVDKARNSNMRHRPVGMGVMGFQDCLHMMRVPFASDAAVSFADTSMEAVCYYAYLASTELAEERGRYESYAGSLWDRGILPQDSVKLLAEERGGYLEVDSSSAMDWTPVRERIAKFGMRNSNCVAIAPTATISNIIGVSACIEPTFQNLYVKSNLSGEFTEINGYLVRDLKARDLWDEVMISDLKYFDGSLVKIDRIPQDLRDIYATAFEVSPSWLVEAASRRQKWIDQAQSLNIYMAGASGKKLDETYKLAWLRGLKTTYYLRTIAATHMEKSTSKTGALNAVAVDGGMSASAQSAQAAVVAAAAVAVAPAVAAAADDADGEACYLRPGDDGFEECEACQ, translated from the coding sequence ATGCAATCACCTCAAGATATTTCCATCAATCCAACGCCAGCATCGCCAGCGCCCAGCGCGGCCCACAGCGTGGCAAGTACCGGCGCAGCCTTGGGCGACTATCGCATCATCCGCCGCAACGGTGCGGTGGTGGCATTTGAGCCTTCGAAGATCGCCATCGCCATGACCAAGGCGTTTTTGGCCGTTAACGGCGGCCAGGGCGCGGCGTCGGCACGCATCCGCGAACTGGTGGAACAATTGACTGACGGTGTCGTGGCCGCGCTGGTGCGCCGCCATCCGGGCGGCGGCACCTTCCATATCGAAGACGTGCAAGACCAGGTGGAATTGTCGCTGATGCGTTCGGGCGAGCATGACGTGGCGCGTGCCTACGTGCTGTACCGCGCCAAGCACATGGAAGAGCGCCGCCTGCAGAAGGAAGCGCAAGGCGCTTCCGCGCAAGTCACGGCGCCCCAGCTGAACGTCACCGACAACGGCGTGCGCCGCCTGCTGGACATGCAGGAAGTGCGCGACCTGATCAACGCCGCTTGCGCCGGCCTGGAAAAGCACGTCGATGCCGACGCCATCCTGGCCGAGACCGTGAAAAACCTGTACGACGGCGTGCCCGTCGAAGAGCTGCACAAGTCGGCCATCCTGGCGGCGCGCGCGCTGATGGAAAAAGATCCGGCCTACAGCCAGGTCACGGCCCGCATCCTGCTGCACACGGTGCGCAAGGAAGTGTTCGGCAAGGAAGTGCCGCAAGCGGCCGCTGCCGCCGAATACCTGACGTATTTCCCCGCATATATTGCCAAGGGCATCGCCAACGACCTGCTGAATCCGGTACTGGCCAGCTTCGACCTGGAACGCCTGGCGAAAGCCATCGTCGCCGACCGCGACTTGCAATTCGGTTACATCGGCCTGCAAACCCTGTATGACCGCTACTTCCTGCACATCCATGACGTGCGCATCGAAATGCCGCAGGCCTTCTACATGCGCGTGGCCATGGGCCTGTCGCTGAACGAAGCGGACCGCGAAGCGCGCGCCATCGAGTTCTACAAGCTGCTGTCCTCGTTCGACTTCATGAGCTCGACCCCGACCCTGTTCAACTCGGGCACCCTGCGCTCGCAGCTGTCGTCGTGCTACCTGAGCACCGTGTCGGATGACCTCGAAGGCATCTACGACGCCATCAAGGACAACGCGCTGCTGGCCAAGTACGCAGGCGGCCTGGGCAACGACTGGACGCCAGTGCGCGCCCTGGGCGCCCACATCAAGGGCACCAACGGCAAGTCGCAAGGCGTGGTGCCGTTCCTGAAAGTGGTCAACGACACGGCCGTGGCAGTCAACCAGGGCGGCAAGCGCAAGGGCGCCGTCTGCGCCTACCTGGAAACCTGGCACATGGACATCGAGGAATTCCTCGACCTGCGCAAGAACACGGGCGACGACCGCCGCCGCACGCACGACATGAACACGGCGAACTGGATTCCCGACATGTTCATGAAGCGCGTCATGGAAAAAGGCGAGTGGACCCTGTTCTCGCCATCCGAAACGCCGGACTTGCACGACCTGGTCGGCAAGGCCTTTGAAAAGGCGTACCTGGGCTACGAAGCCAAGGCCGCCGCCGGCGAAATGCGTTCGTTCAAGAAGATCGCCGCGCTGGACCTGTGGCGCAAGATGCTGTCGATGCTGTTTGAAACGGGCCACCCATGGATCACCTTCAAGGATCCGTGCAACATCCGCAGCCCGCAGTCGCACGTCGGCGTCGTCCACAGCTCGAACCTGTGCACGGAAATCACGCTGAACACGGGTCCTGACGAAATCGCCGTCTGCAACCTCGGTTCCGTGAACATGCCGGCGCACATGAAAGAAGGCAAGCTCGATCACGTCAAGCTGGCCAAGACCATCCGCACCGCCATGCGCATGCTCGACAACGTCATCGACATCAACTACTACGCCGTCGACAAGGCGCGCAATTCGAACATGCGCCACCGTCCGGTCGGCATGGGCGTGATGGGCTTCCAGGACTGCCTGCACATGATGCGCGTGCCGTTCGCCTCGGATGCCGCCGTGTCGTTTGCCGACACCTCGATGGAAGCCGTCTGCTACTACGCCTACCTGGCGTCGACGGAACTGGCCGAAGAGCGCGGCCGCTATGAATCGTACGCCGGCTCGCTGTGGGACCGCGGCATCCTGCCGCAAGACTCGGTCAAACTGCTGGCCGAAGAGCGCGGCGGCTACCTGGAAGTCGATTCCTCGTCGGCCATGGACTGGACCCCGGTGCGCGAGCGCATCGCCAAGTTCGGCATGCGCAACTCGAATTGCGTGGCGATCGCCCCGACGGCGACGATCTCGAACATCATCGGCGTATCGGCCTGTATCGAGCCGACGTTCCAGAACCTGTACGTGAAATCGAACCTGTCGGGCGAATTCACCGAGATCAACGGCTACCTGGTGCGCGACCTGAAGGCGCGCGACCTGTGGGATGAAGTCATGATCTCGGACCTGAAGTACTTCGACGGCTCGCTGGTGAAGATCGACCGCATCCCGCAAGACCTGCGCGACATCTATGCGACGGCCTTTGAAGTATCGCCAAGCTGGCTGGTGGAAGCGGCTTCGCGTCGCCAGAAGTGGATCGACCAGGCGCAGTCGCTGAACATCTACATGGCGGGTGCTTCCGGCAAGAAGCTGGACGAAACCTACAAGCTGGCATGGCTGCGTGGCCTGAAAACCACTTACTACCTGCGCACCATCGCCGCCACCCACATGGAGAAATCGACCTCCAAGACGGGCGCCCTGAATGCCGTGGCAGTCGACGGCGGCATGTCGGCCAGCGCACAGAGCGCCCAGGCAGCCGTGGTGGCTGCAGCAGCGGTGGCCGTGGCGCCAGCAGTGGCAGCGGCAGCGGACGACGCCGATGGCGAAGCCTGCTACCTGCGTCCAGGCGACGATGGCTTTGAAGAATGCGAAGCCTGCCAGTAA
- a CDS encoding efflux RND transporter periplasmic adaptor subunit, with the protein MAARLSSRRARILGGAVLLALFGAGALWATRGPKTVFDTAPVKRGNIEASVTAIGTLQPQTYVDVGAQVSGQITRLHVQPGSAVEKGQLLAEIDPSVQQATVDAGRAALAGLRAQLADQQAQHRLAGQQHGRQKQMAKFDSTPLADLETAEATLASAAAKIDHLKAQIDQTQASLKADEARLGYTRIYAPMAGSVVGLDAKEGQTLNATYQTPNILRIADLSAMTVWTEVSEADVRRVRPDMPVYFTTLGGDQRRWSGKVRQVLPAPPVPGGSAAGTALAPSTSKVILYTVLFDVDNADGELMPQMTAQVVFVTAAAKNVLAVPLPALKPSTEEGAKPGQFTARVMDAEGKVDTRAVTVGVRNRLNAEVLQGLREGELLVTGEQPAGSGASRFQL; encoded by the coding sequence ATGGCGGCCCGCCTGTCTTCCCGCCGCGCGCGCATCCTCGGCGGCGCGGTCTTGCTGGCGCTGTTCGGCGCCGGCGCCCTGTGGGCCACGCGCGGCCCGAAAACCGTGTTCGACACGGCCCCCGTCAAGCGCGGCAACATCGAGGCCAGCGTCACGGCCATCGGTACCCTGCAACCGCAAACCTATGTCGACGTGGGCGCCCAGGTGTCGGGCCAGATCACGCGCCTGCACGTGCAGCCCGGCAGCGCCGTGGAAAAAGGCCAGTTGCTGGCCGAGATCGACCCCAGCGTGCAGCAAGCCACGGTCGACGCGGGCCGCGCCGCCCTGGCGGGATTGCGCGCGCAGCTGGCCGACCAGCAGGCGCAGCACCGCCTGGCGGGCCAGCAGCATGGGCGCCAGAAGCAGATGGCCAAGTTCGATTCCACGCCGCTGGCCGACCTGGAAACAGCCGAAGCCACCCTGGCCTCGGCCGCCGCCAAGATCGACCACCTGAAGGCGCAGATCGACCAGACCCAGGCGAGCCTGAAGGCCGACGAGGCGCGCCTCGGCTATACGCGCATCTACGCGCCGATGGCCGGCAGCGTGGTGGGCCTGGATGCGAAGGAAGGGCAAACCCTGAACGCGACGTACCAGACGCCGAACATCCTGCGCATCGCCGATTTGTCGGCCATGACGGTGTGGACGGAAGTGTCGGAGGCGGACGTGCGCCGCGTGCGTCCGGACATGCCCGTGTATTTCACCACCCTGGGCGGCGACCAGCGGCGCTGGAGCGGCAAGGTGCGGCAGGTGCTGCCGGCGCCGCCGGTGCCCGGTGGCTCTGCCGCCGGCACGGCCCTGGCGCCGTCGACCAGCAAGGTGATTCTGTATACCGTGCTGTTCGACGTGGATAACGCCGATGGCGAATTGATGCCGCAAATGACGGCGCAGGTGGTGTTTGTCACGGCGGCGGCGAAAAATGTGCTGGCCGTGCCCCTGCCGGCCCTGAAACCGTCGACCGAGGAAGGCGCGAAGCCGGGGCAGTTCACGGCCCGCGTGATGGATGCCGAGGGCAAGGTCGATACGCGCGCCGTCACCGTGGGCGTGCGCAACCGCCTCAATGCGGAAGTGCTGCAAGGCTTGCGCGAAGGCGAATTGCTGGTGACGGGCGAGCAGCCGGCCGGCAGCGGCGCCAGCAGGTTCCAGCTATGA